From Chaetodon trifascialis isolate fChaTrf1 chromosome 1, fChaTrf1.hap1, whole genome shotgun sequence, one genomic window encodes:
- the LOC139332983 gene encoding proline-serine-threonine phosphatase-interacting protein 1-like — protein sequence MAPLMFKDAFWGSEFTCHAGYDAVIQRLRDGRQMCKDVEELLKMRAQAEDKYGRELVTIARKAGGHTEISTMRASFEQLKTQIENIGNFHIQLSDILKEEVKKLETFRERQKEQRKKFQSIMEKVQKKKVSLYKKTMESKKNYELRCREADETENSAEKTSVTSKNSDKIRHRAKQCRQIANEAEKLYFTNIVQLESVRQDWEETHKSTCEVFQQLEGDRISMLRYALWDHCNHFSMQCVKDDEFYEEVRKLLEQCDITVDNNYFIETKGTGSRPPEPILFESYYQVDTSRNTNGQAHFTGGGDTMMRSSVSINADSLQNVPSAWTSTDESQISDGGYARLPGLQCAPSLATLPADEDNYIVLYEFTAQERDELSVSRGDVVQVLQREEDGWWLVDRNGLTGLVPGNYLGKI from the exons GGGTCAGAATTCACCTGTCATGCCGGGTATGACGCTGTGATCCAAAGGTTACGGGATGGAAGGCAAATGTGCAAAGATGTGGAGGAGCTTTTAAAAATGCG GGCACAAGCAGAGGACAAGTATGGGAGGGAACTGGTGACTATTGCTCGCAAAgctggaggacacacagagatCAG CACCATGAGAGCATCTTTTGAACAATTAAAAACAC AAATTGAAAACATCGGGAACTTTCACATCCAATTGTCTGATATATtgaaagaggaggtgaaaaagCTTGAGACATTCAGAGAACggcagaaagagcagaggaagaag tTTCAAAGCATCATGGAGAAGGTTCAGAAGAAAAAGGTTTCTTTGTACAAGAAGACCATGGAG TCGAAGAAGAACTACGAGCTGAGGTGCAGGGAGGCGGACGAGACAGAAAATAGTGCTGAGAAGACGAGTGTTACATCCAAAAACTCAGACAAG atTCGTCACAGGGCCAAGCAATGCAGACAGATAGCCAATGAAGCAG AGAAGCTGTACTTTACCAACATTGTTCAGCTAGAAAGTGTTCGCCAGGACTgggaagaaacacacaaaagcacatgtGAG GTGTTCCAGCAACTGGAAGGGGACCGCATCAGCATGCTCAGGTATGCTCTCTGGGACCACTGCAATCATTTCTCCATGCAGTGTGTCAAAGATGATGAG ttttacGAGGAGGTGAGGAAGCTGCTGGAACAGTGTGACATCACGGTGGACAACAACTACTTCATAGAGACGAAAGGCACAGGATCGAGGCCTCCAG AGCCCATTTTGTTTGAGAGCTACTACCAGGTGGACACATCCAGGAACACCAATGGCCAAGCTCAtttcacaggaggaggagacacaaTGATGAGGAG TTCTGTGAGCATCAATGCAGACAGTCTTCAAAACGTACCTTCAGCATGGACATCTACTGACGAGT CTCAGATTTCAGATGGAGGATATGCACGCCTGCCAGGCCTCCAGTGTGCACCATCACTGGCCACACTTCCAGCTGATGAAGACAATTACATTGTACTTTATGAATTCACTGCACAG GAAAGAGATGAGCTGTCGGTCAGTAGAGGGGACGTGGTCCAAGTGCTGCAGCGAGAGGAAGATGGCTGGTGGCTAGTGGACAGGAATGGGCTGACTGGACTGGTGCCTGGAAACTACCTGGGCAAAATCTAA
- the LOC139335585 gene encoding tetraspanin-3-like, translated as MGQCGITSSKTVLVFLNLIFWAAAGILCYIGAYVFITYDDYDHFFEDVYTLIPAVIIIAVGTLLFVIGLIGCCATIRESSCGLATFAAILLLVFVTECVVVVLGYIYRAKVEDEVNHSIQKVYNEYNGTNTDAPSRAIDYVQRQLHCCGIHNYSDWRNTRWFKESRNNSVPVSCCQPSISNCTGTLTRPADLYQEGCEALVVKKLKEIMMYVIWAALTFASIQMLGMLCACVVLCRRSHDPAYELLVTTNSYA; from the exons ATGGGGCAGTGTGGAATTACGTCATCCAAAACCGTCTTGGTTTTTCTCAATCTCATATTTTGG gctgcagctggaATTTTATGCTACATTGGAGCCTACGTGTTCATCACATATGACGACTATGACCACTTCTTTGAAGACGTGTACACTTTGATTCCTGCTGTTATAATAATAGCAGTCGGGACTCTTCTCTTCGTCATCGGCTTGATCGGCTGCTGTGCAACAATTCGTGAAAGCTCCTGTGGTTTGGCAACT TTTGCTGCCATTCTCCTGCTGGTGTTTGTCACagagtgtgtggtggtggtgcttGGCTACATATACAGGGCAAAG GTAGAAGATGAAGTGAATCACTCCATCCAGAAGGTTTACAACGAATACAACGGCACCAACACTGATGCTCCCAGCCGTGCTATAGACTATGTGCAGAGGCAG CTGCACTGCTGCGGCATTCACAACTACTCTGACTGGAGGAACACACGCTGGTTTAAAGAATCCAGGAACAACAGTGTTCCAGTCAGCTGCTGCCAGCCCAGCATCAGTAACTGCACTGGTACTCTCACTCGACCAGCAGATCTCTACCAAGAG GGTTGTGAAGCTCTTGTCGTGAAGAAGCTAAAGGAGATCATGATGTATGTCATATGGGCTGCTCTCACTTTTGCATCGATACAG ATGCTGGGCATGCTCTGTGCCTGTGTGGTGCTGTGCAGGAGGAGTCATGACCCAGCGTACGAGCTGCTGGTCACAACCAACAGCTATGCATGA
- the nmbb gene encoding neuromedin Bb gives MRGFTLNTVCHCGLFTYLVFFSFVSLSAAVSFDLTELRNKVAKIKVNPRGNLWATGHFMGKKSVMDAPLLPAGEGHGVDALEVTLPAEESALGELFQEFLRVALQAQVDTQESRSKNQEADLLMKILGSYIQSRK, from the exons ATGAGAGGGTTTACACTGAATACTGTTTGCCACTGTGGCTTATTTACTTACCTCGTCTTCTTCTCTTTCGTGTCTTTGTCCGCCGCGGTCAGTTTCGACCTGACTGAGCTTAGGAATAAAGTTGCAAAAATTAAAGTGAATCCAAGAGGCAATCTTTGGGCTACAG GACATTTCATGGGTAAAAAGAGCGTGATGGATGCCCCCCTGCTGCCTGCAGGTGAGGGACACGGCGTTGATGCGCTGGAGGTGACCCTGCCGGCGGAGGAGAGCGCTCTCGGGGAGCTTTTCCAAGAGTTCCTGCGGGTGGCGTTGCAAGCGCAGGTGGATACACAAGAGAGCCGCTCGAAAAATCAG GAGGCTGACTTGTTGATGAAGATTTTAGGGAGCTACATCCAAAGCAGAAAGTGA
- the sec11a gene encoding signal peptidase complex catalytic subunit SEC11A translates to MLSLDFLDDVRRMNKRQLYYQVLNFGMIVSSALMIWKGLMVVTGSESPIVVVLSGSMEPAFHRGDLLFLTNRVEDPIRVGEIVVFRIEGREIPIVHRVLKIHEKENGDIKFLTKGDNNAVDDRGLYKQGQHWLEKKDVVGRARGFVPYIGIVTILMNDYPKFKYAVLFMLGLFVLVHRE, encoded by the exons ATGTTATCTTTAGACTTTCTTGACGATGTTCGTCGCATGAACAAGCGGCAG CTCTATTACCAGGTGCTGAACTTTGGTATGATTGTTTCCTCTGCGCTGATGATCTGGAAGGGACTGATGGTTGTGACTGGCAGTGAAAGTCCAATTGTTGTTGTTCTCAG TGGCAGTATGGAGCCAGCTTTCCACAGAGGAGATCTGCTGTTTCTCACCAACCGGGTAGAGGATCCCATCAGAGTCGGAGAGATCGTCGTCTTCAGAATAGAAGGCAGAGAAATCCCAATAGTACACAGAGTACTAAAGATCCATGAAAA GGAAAATGGGGACATTAAGTTCCTGACCAAAGGGGACAACAATGCAGTGGATGACAGAGGACTGTACAAGCAGGGCCAACACTGGCTGGAGAAAAAAGATGTGGTGGGACGAGCTAGAGG GTTTGTGCCATACATCGGAATTGTCACCATTCTCATGAACGATTACCCCAAGTTCAAA TATGCGGTTCTCTTCATGTTGGGTCTCTTTGTGTTGGTCCATCGGGAGTGA